The DNA sequence GAATTCATGGTGGGACCAACCATAATCGCGGGTTCAACGGTTTCGAGCCTTTGGCTTCGTTGGAAAAATCCCGCCATGGGTGTCACACTTATCAAGGCACCCGGATCGCCGATTTCATCCAGCCAGATGAACGAACCATTACCTTTGTTATCCCGAAGTGGAGGTTTTGTATCGCTGTTCAGGCGTGGCGTCCATGGCTCCAAGCTCCAGCCATGAAAGAACCCGTTTCCATCCAGAACCGGTTTTTTAGCATTGAAATAGTCATATTGAGTTCCGGTCCAAAACCATGAATTCTCGTTTCCGATGTCCGGCAAATTGTCCGCTTCGATGATTTCCACGCCACGTTTGTGATAGAGCGTATTCACCGAATTATTTTCAAAATTTGAAACAAAGCTGCCATCGGCATCGATATATCCCTGGTTGTAGATTTGGTCTTCATTTATCCGCCAAACCAAAATGCCGCCACCCACACTGGAGCCATCATTTTTCTGGAATGAGGGCAAAAGGTAGTCGTATTCATAGGTGGGCAAATCCTGAGGGTCGTTGATGCCTGTTGGATAAAGGATTACACGATGGTCTTCACTTGCCTTCACCGCCGTGGCGCCGTCTCCATCGGGGTCAACGCTGCGGTTTTCCACCAAAATATACTCGGTGGGCGAAAGCCGGAAGCGCAGGATTTGGGGCTGTGTTAAAGAGCCGTTTTGTTTGTGGCTGCTTGCCCCGAGCTGGATTTGAAAAAACAGTAATTCTTCATCCAGATCAATCAACAACCCGGCATCCTGTAAATCCCGCCCAAAAACCAATTCCCGAGACCAGGCTCCGGGGAGAGTGGGCAGGCCGCCTTCCAAAAGCACGTAGGAACCGTCATCCAATTGATCCATCAAAACCCCGGCGCCGCCGCTGTCCATGATGTCGAACACGCCCACCATTGGCTGCCAATTATATACGTTGTAGAGGTCCTTGAAGCCCAGGGAGTGGCCAAATTCATGCGCCAACACCGCGTTCAAAGCGCCATATCCGCCATGAAAGACGTAGTCCCCCGAATCCTGGGTATAAAAATCCTGTGAGATGGTGGAGGGAACGTTACAGGCGTGTTGAATCAGTGTGTTACCGCCATCCACCACGGCTTCTTTGCCTTCTTCCACCCTGATGAAAAATGAGGGAATATCGGAAGGAGTGTCGCCATCGATATCGTGTTGCCAGTCCGAGCCGGCGTGGATAATCATGAAGTGTCCAAAGCTGCCGAAATTGAGTTCCGGGGATTGAGCGTCCGCGATTTCGAAGGCGTCTTTGAAATACTTTTCCATCCGCGCCACAAACAAACCCGATTCCGCGTTGGGAGGGTTATACCAGCCCATGGTTTCAGGCAGGGTATATGCTCCTGTGGGAGGCCACACTTCATATTGGAGGTCGTAAGACCCAGCCGAAGCCGCCAAATAATAATAGCGGAGGGCTTCCATGTTTTTCAGGAAATAATCTCGGTCGTGGGGTGGGCTGCCGATGGTGCTTTTATAGCTGGGATCAGCTTCCAGGAGGAATTTACCATTTCCGGTGGTGTTGGGGTCATCCGTGGTTTCTTCCTGAAAATCCACCAGAATCACCAGCAGACGATCAAAATTGGCGCTTCTGATGGATGGGGGTGTATCTGCAGCTTTTCTAAGCAGATGTGTGTGGGGATGACGGCGTGGGGGAGAGGCTTCCCAGTGCTTTTTAAGGTCCAGCTTTTGGGCGCTCAAAACACTCAAAAAAGCAACTAAAAGCAAGCTGAAAAAAGTCTTCAGTGTCGCCGCTGAGACAAAGCCACCCCATGCCCGAAAGCATGGGGGGCAATTTTTAGTGGAATTCACTTGTATTTATCGGTAGGGTTTCTTTAAAATTCAAAGCCGAGGGAGAAAACTTTGTTGAAATCAACCAGTTCGCCGGCGGGAACCATGCTGAAGTCGGCTGTGAGTTTGTATTTTTTGCTGAAGGTATATTGGATACCAGCGCCAAAGCTGGGTCCGGTCACGCTGCCGGCGTCATCCAGGAAATATCCGCCTCTCAGGGAGATGAGGTCCAGATAGGTGTATTCCGCGCCGAAGCCATAGATGGTTTCATCCATGTGTTCCCATCCTGTCACAAAGCGCTTCAAGAGAGGATCTTCATTCGCCAAAACCTTGCTTGCCTCAGCGGAAACAAGCAGTTTATTCATGGGCATATCCAGAATCTTGTAAGCGGCTCCCAATCTAACTGTCATGGGCAGCGGGTCGGATTGTTCCTGGTCGATGTAAGTGATATTGGGTCCAATGTTTTGGATGACAAACGAGAGATTTGTGCCGTGGGTGAGGAAATCCTGATATTTGGCGCCTATATCAAAGGCAAAACCAAAGGCTTTTCCATCCGGCTCCGTGGGTTGGCCAGGCCCCAGATAGCTGTACATCAGCTTGAAGTTTGCTCCGACGCCCAGATGTTCCGGGATAACGTCATAGCTGTATCCGGCGTTTGCGGCGAATTCAAAACTGTGGAAGTTGCCGATTTCGTTGTTGTTTTCATCGGTTTGCAACTGTTCTCCCATGTCCAGGAGCAGAATGTGGGCGTTGAAATTGCCCAAACCTTTAAAATACTGGTTCCAGCCCAGATATTCATAATACATGTCATTGAAGCCGGAACCTGCCAGCCAGGGAATGTGGGAGCCGGCAAGCTGGGTTTTACGGTTGAACGCCGTGGCTCCTGGATTCCACCAGGCGGCATAGGCGTCGTCCGCGACAGCAGAGTAGGCGCGTCCCATACCATTGGCGCGTCCACCGGGTTCGAAAGTGAGGGAGAGCATCGAAGCTTGTGAGATGGCTCCCAAGGGCAGGGCAAGCGCCACGATCAGCGCAGCCAGAACCAGCAATTTATACTTATACATTTTACCTCCACATTAGTGGTCACATTTTTTTATCGGTCCGGGTGAAAAATAACCCGATACCATATATATTAACTATGATCCCAGGGGAAACAAACACCCAAAAATCCTCTCAATAACGCCACTGTCACATACGGAACGCAGCTTGTAAAGTAACAACGCGGTTTTCATTCTCCCAAAATGTTTTGGTGCCGAAGGCCGGAATCGAACCGGCACGGACTATAAGTCCGGTGGATTTTGAGTCCACTGCGTCTACCAATTTCACCACTTCGGCACATTTAGTACCTTTTTTCACGCTCTTGAATACTTGTCAAGCAGAATGTGAACATTTTTGCCAAGCCATAATCAATACGGCCTACTTTGAATGTTTGGATTCCCGGGCAATCTCTGCCGCCAAAACAGCCGCCGCCTCATCCAAAGCCTGTTGGGGCGTGAGTTTCCCTTCCTTTGCTCTTTCCAGGGAATGCTTCAGTTCATCCCGTCCCGCAAACCAGGCTGGATGTTGAGGTTCAAAAACCGCGTCGTCCAACTGGGCGTAGATGGCTTTAAACTGGGGGTATGTATCCAGAAAGTCAATGATGGTCTTGGTTTTCATGGCGCTTTTACGCAGAGGCATATAGCAGGTGCGAGCGCTCCATTTGGCTGTTTGCTCTGTATCGGTGAACCATTTGATGAATTCCCAGGCGGCTTGTTCACGTTTGGGATTTCCACTTTTGAAAATTACGATATTCGCGCCGCTGATGGCGCTTTTACGGGTTTTATAGACCGGCAGAGGGGCATAGCCAATGTTGAAATTGATGGGCTGTTGGCGCATATAGGTGATGGAAACGCTGGAGCCTTCAAACATCGCCACGGTTCCCGCCATAAAAGCGTTTTGCCCATCCAATTCCTTGGTTGCCAGTGCGGTTTTATCCTTGTTCACCAAGCCCAGAGTGTAGTTCAACGCCTCCAAGCCTGCCGGACTGTTCAAGACGGGTCTGTCGTTTTCGTCCATGATGGTTCCACCC is a window from the Candidatus Cloacimonadota bacterium genome containing:
- a CDS encoding PorV/PorQ family protein, whose translation is MYKYKLLVLAALIVALALPLGAISQASMLSLTFEPGGRANGMGRAYSAVADDAYAAWWNPGATAFNRKTQLAGSHIPWLAGSGFNDMYYEYLGWNQYFKGLGNFNAHILLLDMGEQLQTDENNNEIGNFHSFEFAANAGYSYDVIPEHLGVGANFKLMYSYLGPGQPTEPDGKAFGFAFDIGAKYQDFLTHGTNLSFVIQNIGPNITYIDQEQSDPLPMTVRLGAAYKILDMPMNKLLVSAEASKVLANEDPLLKRFVTGWEHMDETIYGFGAEYTYLDLISLRGGYFLDDAGSVTGPSFGAGIQYTFSKKYKLTADFSMVPAGELVDFNKVFSLGFEF
- a CDS encoding ABC transporter substrate-binding protein, giving the protein MRRFLSLLLLLTLFLVGCGPSARSDRVQIRFWHGLSGPLGDVLNEMIIDFNKTHPNIEVVANPISSYNALQQKLSASLQVGKQPDLAQVFESWAAKYQQDDVLVSIDSLLANDADFTPEELDDFYPVFMNSITYQGKKWSFPFNKSVRAYFYNKDAFWRAGLDPNHFPETWDEFREYCGILTSPKTKDSPARYGANFTVNEWQFVNLIHQAGGTIMDENDRPVLNSPAGLEALNYTLGLVNKDKTALATKELDGQNAFMAGTVAMFEGSSVSITYMRQQPINFNIGYAPLPVYKTRKSAISGANIVIFKSGNPKREQAAWEFIKWFTDTEQTAKWSARTCYMPLRKSAMKTKTIIDFLDTYPQFKAIYAQLDDAVFEPQHPAWFAGRDELKHSLERAKEGKLTPQQALDEAAAVLAAEIARESKHSK
- a CDS encoding T9SS type A sorting domain-containing protein, with amino-acid sequence MSAQKLDLKKHWEASPPRRHPHTHLLRKAADTPPSIRSANFDRLLVILVDFQEETTDDPNTTGNGKFLLEADPSYKSTIGSPPHDRDYFLKNMEALRYYYLAASAGSYDLQYEVWPPTGAYTLPETMGWYNPPNAESGLFVARMEKYFKDAFEIADAQSPELNFGSFGHFMIIHAGSDWQHDIDGDTPSDIPSFFIRVEEGKEAVVDGGNTLIQHACNVPSTISQDFYTQDSGDYVFHGGYGALNAVLAHEFGHSLGFKDLYNVYNWQPMVGVFDIMDSGGAGVLMDQLDDGSYVLLEGGLPTLPGAWSRELVFGRDLQDAGLLIDLDEELLFFQIQLGASSHKQNGSLTQPQILRFRLSPTEYILVENRSVDPDGDGATAVKASEDHRVILYPTGINDPQDLPTYEYDYLLPSFQKNDGSSVGGGILVWRINEDQIYNQGYIDADGSFVSNFENNSVNTLYHKRGVEIIEADNLPDIGNENSWFWTGTQYDYFNAKKPVLDGNGFFHGWSLEPWTPRLNSDTKPPLRDNKGNGSFIWLDEIGDPGALISVTPMAGFFQRSQRLETVEPAIMVGPTMNSSFSNLVIPVLGQNSITLFGHEGNQWVDLMGPFDWEAGEISQALVVAYQDSDYYTELLVTRDNSLEIVEFSMDALQSRFVNFPSTITSAPLFWNDKVYVATDEGLGLVANNVGQEYVNIGRVDGLARFGNELLALSRDLLFILEPETLLVLFEMELPEPFGDYEPICLQNQDLSQRILFLMANSGNIYKYEDETLQKIFSHILEQKPTQMGITRLPGTSDTVVPAVFWGAGNRIYAMRHDGTLLQDFPYNAYPLEFSPGEHVFSQAHLSQRWMYFPLSDGGHIAFQPGEGIQWQCSLPSSSGLAPRLDLLPTSVIPEMRSLVWYYVDSSGQALIHTQAQSVLEFSILWNGFRNQGDGSFWASLPDDEPSPTQDFTAFVFPNPVRENSFRVRVDNFNQDIKLRIFDIKGSLIQNHHIPSNGILRRDISLDSGGLASGVYIVVLQKGEDMKRIKFAVEK